The following are encoded together in the Rhodothermaceae bacterium genome:
- the ypdA gene encoding YpdA family putative bacillithiol disulfide reductase: MKDLVIIGAGPVGLACGIQAARHNLSAMIIEKGALVNSLVGYPTHMEFFSTAELLEIGGHPFPTLSTKPTRPEALKYYCRVADVESLDVRLYERVQRVDGTDNHFSVVTSKGAYPCRKVVVVTGFFDIPNFLNVPGEELPKVTHYYREPYPYAGQRVAVIGAKNSAAKAALECYHYGAEVNLIHRGNSLSDKIKYWIKPDIENRIREGSITVHFDTQVTSIEPDRLMLNGPKGTFSLGNDFVIAMTGYRPDYSFLETLKITIQDDEFRTPFHHAETFETNRRGLYIAGTVCGGLRTSRWFIENGRFHAAQIMRHISTGTVEPLKLDQRYWKTAE, encoded by the coding sequence ATGAAGGACCTGGTAATCATAGGAGCTGGCCCCGTGGGCCTAGCCTGTGGTATTCAGGCTGCCAGACATAACCTGAGTGCCATGATCATTGAAAAGGGAGCACTAGTCAATTCGCTGGTTGGTTATCCAACCCACATGGAATTCTTTTCCACAGCTGAGCTCCTTGAGATCGGCGGCCACCCCTTCCCAACTCTATCTACCAAGCCTACACGCCCTGAAGCTCTGAAATATTATTGCCGGGTTGCCGATGTGGAATCCCTAGACGTACGACTCTACGAGCGAGTACAGCGTGTAGATGGTACGGACAACCACTTCTCAGTCGTAACCAGCAAAGGGGCATACCCCTGTCGTAAAGTTGTCGTGGTCACTGGATTTTTCGATATTCCGAACTTCCTCAACGTTCCTGGTGAAGAGCTCCCCAAGGTCACACACTATTATCGCGAGCCCTATCCTTATGCCGGGCAGCGAGTGGCAGTGATCGGAGCAAAAAATTCAGCCGCCAAAGCTGCACTTGAATGCTATCATTACGGCGCTGAAGTGAACCTCATTCATCGCGGAAATTCCCTGTCTGATAAAATCAAATACTGGATCAAGCCAGACATTGAAAACCGTATCAGAGAAGGCAGCATTACTGTGCATTTCGATACCCAAGTAACCTCAATCGAACCGGATCGGTTGATGCTCAATGGCCCCAAGGGTACGTTCTCTCTGGGCAACGATTTCGTAATTGCGATGACTGGTTATCGACCGGATTATTCCTTCCTGGAGACACTAAAAATTACCATCCAGGATGATGAGTTCCGAACCCCGTTTCATCATGCGGAAACCTTCGAAACGAATCGTCGGGGACTGTACATCGCCGGGACGGTGTGTGGTGGCCTCCGTACAAGCCGCTGGTTCATTGAGAATGGGCGCTTCCATGCTGCACAGATCATGCGTCATATTTCCACAGGGACAGTTGAGCCGCTAAAACTGGATCAGCGTTACTGGAAAACAGCCGAATAG
- a CDS encoding MBL fold metallo-hydrolase: MSITHVKSFTHGPLATNTYVCYNNTEAVIVDASCSNDQEESEIAEYIQSKHLTVRHLLLTHAHVDHILGCTALSKRFNLLWQAHPDTSIWLEGAPARAPFYGFHMEPVPKPGKWLHERDTITFGNAKWRILHTPGHAPGSICFVDDISQFVIAGDVIFQRSIGRTDLPGGDMGMLMESIFQQLLLLPDEMTIYAGHGPPTKIGLERVHNPFLQ; encoded by the coding sequence ATGTCTATTACCCATGTAAAAAGCTTCACTCATGGCCCATTGGCCACTAATACCTACGTCTGTTACAACAACACAGAGGCGGTGATTGTGGATGCAAGCTGTTCGAATGATCAGGAGGAATCGGAGATCGCCGAATATATCCAGTCCAAACACCTTACCGTGCGACATCTATTGCTCACACATGCACACGTTGATCATATCCTGGGATGCACGGCACTATCCAAAAGATTCAACCTTTTATGGCAGGCCCATCCAGACACGTCAATATGGCTTGAGGGGGCACCCGCTCGGGCACCCTTTTACGGCTTTCACATGGAGCCTGTACCAAAACCTGGTAAGTGGCTTCATGAACGGGACACTATCACGTTTGGCAATGCGAAGTGGAGAATTCTACACACGCCGGGGCACGCACCTGGCTCCATTTGCTTTGTTGATGACATCAGTCAGTTTGTGATTGCGGGTGACGTGATATTTCAGCGGTCAATCGGTAGAACCGATCTGCCTGGAGGGGATATGGGAATGCTAATGGAATCCATTTTTCAACAATTGCTTCTGCTTCCCGATGAGATGACCATCTACGCGGGCCACGGTCCGCCTACTAAGATTGGGCTTGAGCGAGTGCACAATCCCTTTCTTCAATAA
- a CDS encoding nucleoside deaminase, with protein MALSRLLEPDRRFMRSALQQAEQAKEKGEVPVGAVVVHGKQIVGRGHNLVESLEDPTAHAEVIAITAACETLQSKVLKGCTLYVTLEPCPMCAGAIVLARLDRLCFGAMDTKAGSASTLYNIPQDERLNHQVDVVSGIEADQAEELLRDFFQQLRHSPS; from the coding sequence ATGGCACTTTCGCGGTTGCTTGAACCAGATCGCCGCTTTATGCGCTCTGCTCTTCAGCAGGCTGAGCAGGCAAAAGAAAAGGGAGAGGTACCTGTTGGAGCTGTCGTTGTGCACGGAAAGCAGATTGTGGGACGGGGGCATAACCTAGTTGAATCCCTCGAAGACCCAACTGCCCACGCAGAAGTGATCGCCATCACCGCAGCATGCGAAACCCTCCAATCCAAAGTCCTTAAAGGCTGCACACTCTATGTCACTCTTGAACCATGCCCGATGTGCGCGGGCGCAATTGTGTTGGCCCGATTGGATCGCTTATGTTTTGGTGCGATGGATACCAAAGCGGGCAGCGCCTCTACCCTATATAACATTCCACAAGATGAGCGCCTCAACCATCAGGTAGATGTAGTCAGCGGGATAGAGGCGGATCAGGCAGAAGAGTTACTTCGGGATTTTTTTCAGCAACTCAGACATTCGCCTTCCTAG
- the truA gene encoding tRNA pseudouridine(38-40) synthase TruA: protein MPVYALLLEYDGSKYSGWQRQKAHPTIQAEVEEALRTFLRCDELQITGSGRTDAGVHARGQVAHFECQAISTDQWRRLVRALNGLLPPPIAVLAAAKTHDGFHSRYDAMRRTYHYHISSVPLALDRNQRLFIPAALDYDCMNRACDLLIGIHHFGAFCRTRSATTNRVCTIYYAQWEPEALPGYWKFVIEANRFLHGMVRSLAGTLIEIGCGQRSVQDLGDILASQDRREAGPAAPAHALTLDHVTYAAPLFED from the coding sequence ATGCCTGTGTACGCGCTACTATTGGAATATGATGGTTCAAAATATAGCGGATGGCAACGACAAAAGGCTCATCCCACCATACAGGCGGAGGTAGAAGAAGCCTTGAGAACGTTTCTTCGTTGCGATGAACTCCAAATCACGGGATCCGGGCGGACAGACGCAGGAGTACATGCGAGAGGGCAAGTGGCTCATTTTGAGTGCCAAGCGATCTCCACTGACCAATGGCGGCGCCTAGTCCGTGCATTGAATGGCTTGCTCCCTCCACCCATTGCCGTACTTGCGGCTGCAAAGACACATGACGGCTTTCATTCACGTTACGATGCAATGAGACGAACGTATCATTATCATATTTCTAGTGTTCCGCTGGCACTTGACCGTAATCAGCGCCTGTTTATACCTGCTGCGTTAGACTATGACTGTATGAATCGTGCCTGCGACCTGCTGATTGGCATCCATCACTTTGGGGCATTCTGCCGAACACGGAGTGCAACGACCAATCGTGTCTGCACCATATACTACGCACAGTGGGAACCCGAAGCATTACCCGGGTATTGGAAATTTGTCATTGAAGCAAACCGTTTCCTGCATGGAATGGTGCGCTCTCTGGCCGGGACCCTAATAGAAATCGGATGTGGACAAAGATCTGTCCAAGATCTGGGGGATATTCTGGCGTCCCAGGACCGGCGTGAAGCTGGTCCAGCAGCACCCGCACATGCGCTCACACTTGATCATGTAACCTACGCTGCCCCCCTCTTTGAAGATTGA
- a CDS encoding amino acid permease: protein MTDGQLDSRPQTLRRALTTLDTSAVLIGITIGAGIFAVPQQIALNMSSFSQIIWLWVGCGALALVGYLIYAELGTRLPVTGGEYVYISRAFGPLAGFIFGWAQLFIIRSSPVAGLTLVTVAYFEYFVDLLPWQETVLALCIIAALCYLNYTGIQRAKIYQNFSTIAKVGGLLLLVIIGLIVLPGGESKLGETAASQSRLGFTGSIADSILLVLFTMVGWERLGYAAGEMKTPNRSLPRALLLGFITVFFIYFATNVVYHGILGLEAIRETNRVGAELAIVLLGPIGAGAFAILVMISATGSVNGTIIAAPRVYYAMAKDGIFFRWLNYVHPKYRTPSRAVLIQCIWGTVILLVRGSFENIATGMVFVILIFYAVTTAALFVLRHRKVGEDNTIFKVPGYPVLPAIYLLLLVALILVRGVLDWQQSLIDLSFVLSGFPVAAYFFWRRRGNASKA, encoded by the coding sequence ATGACGGACGGGCAATTGGATTCTAGACCTCAAACACTTCGGCGTGCCCTGACCACACTGGATACGTCTGCCGTTCTGATCGGCATCACCATCGGAGCAGGCATTTTTGCTGTACCGCAGCAAATTGCACTGAACATGAGCTCGTTCAGTCAGATCATCTGGCTTTGGGTAGGCTGTGGAGCACTTGCGCTCGTTGGTTATCTCATTTATGCTGAGTTGGGCACTCGTCTACCTGTTACGGGCGGAGAATACGTGTACATCAGCCGAGCTTTCGGCCCCCTAGCCGGCTTCATCTTCGGCTGGGCCCAGCTATTTATCATCCGTTCCAGCCCAGTGGCAGGCCTCACTCTGGTAACGGTTGCCTACTTTGAGTATTTCGTAGATCTGCTTCCTTGGCAGGAAACCGTCTTAGCACTATGCATCATTGCCGCCCTCTGCTATCTAAACTATACCGGGATTCAACGCGCAAAAATCTATCAGAATTTTTCGACGATTGCGAAGGTAGGTGGCCTGCTGCTCTTAGTGATCATTGGTCTGATTGTATTGCCGGGTGGAGAAAGCAAACTCGGAGAAACGGCTGCCAGTCAAAGCAGGCTCGGGTTCACTGGCAGCATTGCCGACTCAATCCTTCTGGTCCTTTTCACCATGGTTGGCTGGGAGCGCCTCGGATATGCTGCAGGCGAGATGAAAACACCGAACCGCTCACTTCCTCGCGCATTGCTACTCGGGTTTATCACCGTATTTTTTATTTACTTTGCAACGAACGTTGTATACCACGGCATTCTGGGATTAGAGGCGATTCGCGAAACGAATCGTGTAGGTGCAGAACTGGCGATTGTACTTCTGGGACCAATCGGGGCTGGTGCCTTTGCCATTCTGGTCATGATTTCGGCCACGGGAAGTGTGAACGGGACGATTATCGCCGCCCCGCGAGTCTATTATGCAATGGCAAAGGATGGAATCTTTTTTCGTTGGCTTAACTATGTGCATCCAAAATACCGCACCCCATCCCGAGCGGTCCTGATTCAATGCATATGGGGAACTGTCATTTTGTTGGTACGCGGATCTTTTGAAAACATAGCAACAGGGATGGTCTTTGTCATTCTGATCTTTTATGCTGTGACTACTGCAGCTTTATTCGTGCTCCGACACCGTAAAGTGGGTGAAGACAATACGATTTTCAAGGTCCCGGGATACCCCGTTCTACCCGCCATTTATCTACTTTTGCTCGTGGCCTTGATTCTTGTTCGCGGCGTACTGGACTGGCAGCAATCTTTGATTGACTTATCCTTTGTGCTTTCAGGGTTCCCTGTCGCGGCCTACTTCTTCTGGAGACGCCGTGGGAATGCTTCTAAGGCGTGA
- the ggt gene encoding gamma-glutamyltransferase has product MRHHCAIVFTALILFSGSAQAQSGRIPVAADSGMVVSSHYLASEAGMEVLRSGGNAVDAAIATAFALAVTLPSAGNIGGGGFLVYHGADGYVTTLNFREKAPLAATETMFLGPDGEIIDDSNHEGPLSVGVPGTVSGLWLAHQRLGTVDWATLVEPAVQLAAEGFPSTRAMQWFLEQLAQRSDPLYEATRRAFLKDGTEVFKPGEIWKQPDLAASLARIRDHGHDGFYKGETARLLSEFMARHGGLITTEDLSLYEAEELPPVHGSFGEYDIYSMSPPSSGGVALITMLNILEGYDLTSLGHNSAQYLHLLTEAMRRAFADRAEHLGDPNFNPNMPVQRLISKAHADQLRATINEEHASESDPEELSQLYLSMESEETTHLSVVDAAGNAVSLTYTLEHSYGSQIVADGTGFLLNNEMGDFNPVPGNTNLSGRIGTPPNLVAPQKRMLSSMTPTIVAKDGKPFIVVGSPGGRTIINTVLQIILNVTNFEMDIAQAVEATRIHHQWLPDITSFESWGISPDTQALYEAKGHRVRYRSSQGRAHCIMIQGGTLYGAADSRSYDGRAIGF; this is encoded by the coding sequence ATGAGGCATCATTGCGCAATCGTATTTACAGCACTGATTTTATTCTCAGGATCAGCTCAGGCTCAGTCTGGACGGATTCCGGTGGCAGCCGACAGTGGTATGGTTGTTTCCAGTCACTACCTAGCCTCAGAAGCGGGCATGGAGGTCCTTCGAAGCGGGGGTAATGCGGTGGATGCCGCGATTGCAACGGCGTTTGCACTCGCAGTCACCCTCCCCTCGGCTGGGAATATCGGAGGAGGAGGATTTCTGGTTTATCATGGCGCGGACGGCTACGTGACTACTCTCAATTTCAGGGAAAAAGCGCCTCTGGCAGCAACAGAAACCATGTTTCTGGGACCTGACGGTGAAATAATTGATGATTCCAATCATGAGGGACCGCTTTCCGTTGGTGTTCCTGGCACAGTCTCTGGACTCTGGCTTGCCCATCAGCGCCTAGGCACAGTAGATTGGGCAACACTTGTAGAACCGGCGGTCCAACTGGCTGCAGAGGGATTTCCTTCTACGCGTGCTATGCAGTGGTTTCTGGAGCAGCTCGCACAAAGATCGGATCCTCTCTACGAAGCGACCCGCCGTGCTTTTCTGAAAGATGGCACGGAGGTTTTCAAACCTGGAGAGATCTGGAAACAGCCCGATCTAGCCGCCTCACTGGCCCGTATCCGTGATCATGGACACGATGGATTCTATAAAGGGGAAACTGCGCGGCTGTTAAGCGAATTCATGGCCCGCCACGGAGGCCTGATTACCACGGAAGACCTTTCCCTGTACGAAGCAGAAGAACTGCCTCCAGTCCACGGAAGCTTTGGGGAATATGACATATACTCAATGAGCCCTCCCAGTAGCGGGGGTGTGGCACTTATCACCATGCTCAATATTCTGGAAGGTTATGACCTTACATCATTAGGACATAACTCCGCACAATACTTGCATCTACTAACCGAGGCGATGCGACGTGCATTTGCCGATCGTGCAGAGCACCTGGGAGATCCAAATTTCAACCCAAATATGCCTGTGCAGCGCTTGATCAGTAAAGCTCACGCCGATCAACTTCGAGCTACCATCAACGAAGAACATGCTTCTGAGAGTGATCCAGAAGAGCTCAGTCAGTTGTATCTATCTATGGAAAGCGAGGAAACAACCCATCTCTCCGTAGTTGATGCTGCTGGGAATGCAGTTTCGCTGACCTATACACTTGAGCATAGCTATGGCTCGCAGATTGTTGCAGATGGGACCGGGTTCTTGTTGAATAATGAGATGGGCGACTTTAATCCGGTTCCAGGCAATACAAACTTGTCTGGCCGTATCGGTACGCCTCCCAATCTTGTTGCTCCCCAAAAACGTATGCTGAGCAGCATGACCCCTACGATAGTAGCGAAGGATGGAAAACCATTCATCGTAGTGGGAAGCCCTGGCGGACGTACGATCATCAATACAGTCCTCCAAATCATTCTGAATGTAACTAACTTCGAGATGGACATCGCTCAGGCCGTAGAAGCCACTCGAATTCATCACCAGTGGCTACCAGACATCACAAGCTTTGAGTCGTGGGGAATCTCTCCCGATACGCAGGCGCTTTATGAGGCCAAAGGCCATCGGGTACGTTACCGCAGCTCTCAGGGACGTGCGCATTGCATCATGATCCAAGGCGGCACGCTTTACGGCGCAGCCGATTCACGTAGCTATGACGGACGGGCAATTGGATTCTAG
- a CDS encoding insulinase family protein, producing the protein MKFSFFTLAILLMCVPSTWAQEETTMQIPTISYEKFHLDNGLTVIVHEDDKAPLVAVNLWYHVGSKNEPEGRSGFAHLFEHLMFNGSENFNDDYFQILERLGATDLNGTTNRDRTNYFQTVPKNAVDLVLWMESDRMGHLLGAIDQAKLDEQRGVVQNEKRQGENAPYGQVFNHITDATYPKGHPYAHTVIGSMEDLNAAELEDVQEWFKAYYGPNNAVISIAGDITVDEARTLTEKYFGDIPPGPPVSHFDTWIAKRTGEQREAMQDRVPQARIYKVWNVPERYAKDFHLLDLASSVLSSGKNSRFYKRLVYTDQIATDANAYLYSGSIGSQFIIQATARPGLSLADVEAALDEELAAFIADGPTPEELRRIITQEKASFIYGMERIGGFGGKSDILASSEIYGGNPDAYLQSFNDKDAAAPEDVRRVAEKWLSDGVYVMEVHPFPELAATAEGQDRSTLPETGPEPEVKFPQLHRATLSNGLEIILAERNTIPSVNLTLILDAGYASDQGIAPGTASMVMSMLDEGTTSLTALEINDRIANLGANLSTGTGLDGSFVSLVSLTANLEPSLDLFADVILNPSFADSEFDRLKSERLAGIQREKVNPVQMALRVMPALYFGTDHAYSNPLTGSGTEESVTNMTREDLQTYHNTWFKPNNATIIVVGDIDLDTIVALLEARLSEWEPAEVPSKNIASVSHEGGSRVYLMDRPEAQQSIILAGHLAPPRNTPNNIGIETMNTVLGGAFVSRINMNLREDKGWSYGASSLLLAARGQRPFLVYAPVQTDKTKESMMEIKAELEGILGDNPATEDEVLKAQESQTLALPGLWETNGSVAGSIQNLVQYDLPEDYYETYPGKVRALNVDTIASAAEEVLRPNNMIWLIVGDLDVIESGIQELGYGPVIKLDTEGNVIEN; encoded by the coding sequence ATGAAATTTAGCTTTTTCACTCTTGCTATCCTGCTGATGTGCGTACCGAGCACTTGGGCCCAGGAAGAGACAACCATGCAAATACCTACGATTAGTTACGAAAAATTCCATTTGGACAATGGCCTGACTGTCATCGTCCATGAAGATGACAAGGCCCCCCTGGTGGCTGTGAATCTCTGGTATCATGTCGGATCTAAAAATGAGCCTGAAGGACGCAGCGGATTTGCTCATCTATTTGAACATCTAATGTTCAATGGCTCGGAAAATTTTAACGACGACTACTTCCAGATACTTGAGCGACTTGGTGCAACAGACCTGAACGGCACGACCAACAGGGACCGTACCAACTATTTTCAGACTGTACCCAAAAATGCAGTCGATCTAGTGTTATGGATGGAATCTGATCGAATGGGTCACCTCCTTGGTGCGATTGATCAGGCAAAACTTGACGAGCAACGAGGGGTCGTACAGAACGAAAAACGCCAGGGAGAAAATGCTCCATACGGACAGGTCTTTAATCATATTACAGATGCTACGTACCCCAAAGGGCATCCCTATGCCCATACCGTGATTGGCTCCATGGAGGATCTGAATGCTGCAGAGTTGGAAGATGTGCAGGAATGGTTTAAAGCATACTACGGCCCAAATAATGCCGTCATCTCAATTGCAGGTGATATTACGGTGGATGAAGCTCGTACACTGACTGAAAAGTATTTTGGCGATATCCCTCCTGGACCACCAGTATCCCACTTTGATACGTGGATCGCCAAGCGTACAGGTGAACAGCGTGAGGCCATGCAGGATCGCGTACCACAGGCACGAATCTACAAGGTTTGGAATGTGCCTGAACGCTATGCCAAAGATTTTCATCTTCTAGATCTTGCCTCAAGCGTCTTGTCCAGCGGCAAGAACTCAAGATTCTACAAACGCTTGGTTTATACGGATCAGATTGCAACGGATGCCAATGCCTACCTGTATTCGGGCAGCATAGGTAGTCAGTTTATCATTCAGGCAACCGCCCGTCCAGGCTTATCGCTTGCGGATGTTGAAGCAGCCTTGGATGAAGAATTAGCTGCCTTTATTGCCGATGGACCCACGCCGGAAGAACTCCGCCGGATCATCACACAGGAGAAAGCAAGTTTCATTTATGGCATGGAACGTATTGGGGGCTTTGGTGGAAAATCTGATATCCTAGCATCTTCTGAAATTTACGGAGGTAACCCTGATGCATACCTTCAATCTTTCAACGACAAAGATGCTGCCGCTCCCGAGGATGTTCGTCGGGTAGCTGAAAAATGGCTCTCGGATGGTGTCTATGTGATGGAAGTCCATCCTTTCCCTGAACTTGCGGCAACAGCAGAAGGACAGGACCGGTCAACGTTACCCGAAACTGGCCCGGAACCCGAGGTAAAATTCCCTCAATTACACCGGGCTACTCTCAGCAATGGGCTGGAAATTATTTTAGCAGAACGCAATACAATCCCCTCCGTTAACCTCACCCTGATCCTTGACGCAGGCTATGCCTCGGACCAAGGAATCGCCCCGGGGACAGCTAGTATGGTCATGTCCATGCTAGACGAAGGCACCACTAGCCTTACTGCCCTGGAAATCAACGACCGGATTGCAAACCTTGGTGCGAATCTGAGTACTGGTACCGGTCTGGACGGCTCGTTCGTAAGTCTGGTATCTCTGACAGCCAACCTAGAGCCGAGCTTAGATCTCTTTGCTGATGTTATTCTCAATCCATCTTTCGCAGATTCAGAGTTTGACCGACTGAAATCAGAGCGACTGGCAGGAATTCAGAGAGAAAAAGTGAATCCCGTTCAGATGGCGCTGCGGGTCATGCCAGCTCTCTACTTCGGAACAGATCATGCATATAGCAACCCACTGACTGGCAGTGGCACAGAAGAGTCCGTTACGAACATGACACGTGAGGACCTCCAGACGTATCACAACACCTGGTTCAAACCGAATAATGCAACAATAATTGTTGTGGGAGACATTGATTTAGACACCATCGTAGCACTTCTAGAAGCCCGTTTGAGTGAGTGGGAGCCCGCGGAAGTCCCGTCAAAAAATATTGCTTCCGTCTCGCACGAAGGTGGCTCACGCGTCTACCTGATGGATCGCCCTGAGGCCCAACAATCTATCATTCTGGCTGGCCACCTTGCACCTCCGCGGAATACACCAAATAATATTGGAATTGAGACAATGAATACAGTTCTTGGTGGTGCTTTTGTTTCACGCATCAATATGAATCTCCGCGAAGATAAGGGCTGGTCGTACGGAGCAAGTTCATTATTGCTTGCTGCCCGTGGGCAGCGCCCTTTCCTCGTGTATGCACCCGTACAGACGGACAAGACCAAGGAGTCAATGATGGAGATCAAAGCAGAATTGGAGGGCATCCTTGGGGACAACCCGGCAACCGAAGATGAAGTCCTTAAAGCACAGGAGAGTCAGACTCTGGCACTCCCAGGACTGTGGGAGACGAACGGATCGGTAGCCGGGAGTATACAGAACCTTGTCCAGTATGATTTGCCGGAGGATTACTATGAAACGTATCCTGGTAAGGTGCGTGCCCTGAATGTAGACACGATCGCGTCAGCCGCTGAGGAAGTCCTCAGGCCAAACAACATGATCTGGCTGATTGTGGGAGATTTGGATGTGATTGAGTCTGGCATTCAAGAACTGGGCTACGGACCGGTCATAAAGCTTGATACAGAAGGAAACGTAATTGAAAACTGA